Proteins encoded together in one Burkholderiales bacterium window:
- a CDS encoding NADPH-dependent F420 reductase gives MKPGRREFLAIAAGAAAAAGTLPWPVLASEKMKIGIVGSGRVGSAIGASWVRAGHEVMFSSRHIEHDRALAARLGGGARAGTPREAAAFGEVVMVSVPYHALPSVGKDLADLLKGKIVIDTNNPFPHRDGEIAHWALEKGAGLATAELLPGARLVRAFNAISAAQMGEAYREPGRVGMPFASDDAQAGEVASRLIRDVGYEPVFIGGLAMGRYLMPGTALAGERSAEEIRKIAAGLK, from the coding sequence ATGAAACCAGGTCGTCGTGAGTTTCTCGCCATCGCCGCCGGGGCGGCTGCCGCCGCCGGCACCCTGCCTTGGCCCGTGCTCGCTTCGGAAAAGATGAAGATCGGCATCGTCGGCTCGGGCCGGGTGGGCAGCGCAATCGGCGCCAGTTGGGTGCGGGCGGGCCACGAGGTCATGTTCTCCTCGCGCCACATCGAGCACGACCGGGCGCTCGCTGCGCGGCTCGGCGGCGGTGCGCGTGCCGGAACTCCGCGCGAGGCCGCGGCTTTCGGCGAGGTGGTCATGGTCTCGGTTCCGTATCACGCCCTGCCTTCCGTGGGCAAGGACCTGGCGGACTTGCTCAAGGGCAAGATCGTCATCGACACCAACAATCCCTTTCCCCACCGCGACGGCGAGATCGCGCACTGGGCGCTGGAGAAAGGCGCCGGGCTGGCGACCGCCGAACTCCTGCCCGGCGCGCGTCTGGTGCGCGCCTTCAATGCGATCAGCGCGGCGCAGATGGGTGAAGCCTATCGCGAGCCCGGGCGCGTCGGCATGCCGTTCGCGAGCGATGATGCGCAGGCCGGTGAGGTGGCTTCGCGCCTGATACGGGACGTTGGCTATGAACCGGTATTCATCGGCGGGCTGGCAATGGGCAGATACCTGATGCCCGGGACGGCACTCGCGGGGGAGCGCAGCGCGGAGGAGATCCGCAAGATTGCAGCAGGGTTGAAGTAA